The Phaseolus vulgaris cultivar G19833 chromosome 5, P. vulgaris v2.0, whole genome shotgun sequence genomic interval tggaagccgccacttgagaggtctcaaattttcacaagataagactaaagactaagaggaacaagcctcactagcatctcacacaaaatgtgcagagtaacttttctctatATCATTCAACTTGTCAATACAACAAGagaggcctcctatttataggatgtagagccttggagaacaagttgtgaGGGTAGGAAGGAAAAGGAAAATATGGTGCGGCTTAGGTCATTGACTAAGGTCAATGTCGCACCATCATACATATTCTAGAAGGTAGGGTTTCCTTCCTTCCCTAATGGACTTCTCATAGGCCCAATTTTATAACTTCACCTCCTATTTATGCTATATGGACCTACTCTTGTTTATTCTACTATTTGGATCGCTCAAGTGAGcccaacttatttacaacatattctaaACATTAAGAAGACCAGCAGGAAGAACTTTAGGTGCTCTGGTCCTTGTCCAATTCTCCCTCTGATGAGGTCTCTactttgagatgacttctcattgTGTAAAttagcatccttggtcatcccctagcagccccattagtgttaattttaacccaacctggTAAAGAAAACTCCCATCTCACAcaaagaggacgaagaactttaccagtatgagtattaataccaaaaaacttgatcatgttgaaatccaacatatcatttttCATATAAGCTTTAGACGAGTTACCCACCAGataagttaaatctttaataaccaaaatagctcgagaaacctcaatcttatcctgaaaacaAGCAAAATTCCTcgtacgccatatcatccaaatagaaaaagttatcacaacaagcttaatcaatttaaccaaaggactaccatcactcttaataaaaggaAGAAGACCatctgatcctgccggttgacttagcgcaagagcgttgcctcgtcacgatcttcctcaccagcttggcaccacgtgccctccaagtccactccACCGATAGCCTccctgagaacctgaaaaacacacagtggcgcctctgcggccggtggcgctccgacgctcaagtcagtgacaagaacacccaaagaACTCAAagagaatatgctctgtaggaccgtactgtaggcacacaaccctagcagtatcAGCCGTAGTGAAAAatgtacctctgcaaattctgttaaggttacctttatagctaggtttcttctctctctaggccgttatgcttttggacgcgtggctcgcatccagccctgcacgtgtcaccatctggactgggatagcaggtagcgtccagccctacacgtgtcgtcatctgagccaaggcaacttgagcgtcatttctccattgctcccaaccctacacgtgtcatcatctaggttggagtaactggtaacatccaaccctacacgtgtcgtcatctggattggggcaacttgaacgtcattcTTGTGTAGCAACCAACCACACAGCTAAGTCCTCCACTTAAGGAGCAAGCTAGCGCACAATGCGCTGTGAAACatcacctgacaaggcgagtatcggatgcaacaaagtgcatcatctctgtgatatcgctcgtcGCAAGTGCCACCTTCCTTACTGCTACGCCATACATGCtctagctgaggaaaccttgccaccaacgaatgtccccTCTAGGAATCCTGTCACTGATGAGCAATttgttcccttcaacccactCAGCCTTCACGCCACATGCTGGCGCAACAGtcatcttactgaacttacacgcttgagattacccttctgagcctcCAATAGTTTtaactgagtttactgggagatccggcgatgtgctcctcgtGGCGACGTGTAAACCACCCGAGCTCCTAGCATTCCTCGGCgatctctcaccacctgatctcctaacACTCTCATACGGTGATTGCGacgtaactctggtgaccgccggttacgcacaccagagatcggagaacgccaatttAGTGTAACCGGCGACTGCGAtgtaactctggtgaccgccggtcacacacactagagatcggagaaaaCCGATTCAGTGTAaccggcgactatgctcacttctgaaccattcatcttttctagcctacgtgttccactgagcacgccccacccggGCACGCGCAAGACACGTCATCGCACcagatgacctggtcggtacaccatccttattagagaaatgagaagtaggaaaaatctctcgaacccaactccaaatacccAAAGCATTAGggcatttaaaaaataaatgcagaatagattcctcgtgcttttcacaaagcgtacacatagaacaaatatgcaaacctttattctgaatatgttgatctatAGGAAGCCactcatgaaaaactttccaaagtaCAATAGATTTGGAAGGCAAAATAAATGAAGACCAAAttaatttaccccaaccacaggaAACTCCTGGTTCCAACAAGAAAGTCCTAACCAATTTAAGAATGAAatgaccagactcatctagaatccaattaggaatatcatgTTCCTCCTTGaccatgatatgactaaaaggatgaggcatctgctgtaaagacaatgaaatattccaatcacaacatGTCCAAAACTAAGAAACTGTATCTGGAATGCTAAAACCATCAAATATCCCTGCAATATGtgttaaagaagtagtagaacattatttatcattccagaaattaataaaagaacctgtaccaacaaTCCAAgtagtataatcaagtatagtagaataaaactgcttaattctaggcttcctacctttatataGTTcgtagggagttttcttaaaaataggtttaatcagagttctgttaagcacataagaagcagtatatactgcatctgcccaaaaatatttaggtagattagattcatttaacatggtcctAGCTAATTCCTCTAGAGATCTATTCTTCCTTTCAACtgcaccattttgttgtggtgtcctaggagcagaatagcTATGTATGATCCTATGTTTTTCACAAAAcctatcaaactttgcattttaaaactctcccccatgatcactacgaatttgttttatgttattttcattttcattatgaaGAACCTTAGCCATTTTCTTAAaagctttatatgcatcattttagaagcaagaaagaGAGTCCACGCATATcttgagaaatcatcaacaattacCAAAGCATAGAAGTTTCCAGCTAAACTAGCAGTCCTAGAaggtccaaacaaatccatatgcaGAACATCCAAAACTTTATTTGTAGAAACAACATCCtttgttttaaaagaagttcTTATTTGTTTACCCTTTACACatgcatcacacaatctgttattttgaaactttatatttgataaaccagaaacaagatcCTTAGACTTCaacttattcaagtgatttgtttGGATATGAGCTAACCTcatgtgccacaaccaagactcatcacttatTGATAGCAAACATTCATTTTCAGAGCAACTATTCataatatctaagagatagatcTTGTTTACCCTTCTACCTGTGAATAACACCTTACCAGAggtttcatttgaaattgtacaagtgttggcttcAAAATTAACCTTGTAGCCCTTATCATACAGTTGGCTAATACTTAGAAGACTATGCTATAGTCCTTCCACATATAAGACATTCTCAATTGTGGTTGAATGTTGAGTACCAAcatttcctcttccaagaattcttcctctattgttgtctccatatgtgacatgcccctTAGCTTTAAGTTTCAGACTTGTGAATTGAGCCAAATCACCAGCCATATGCTTTGAgcatccactatccaagtaccactggtttttcctgctgtttttctgcaaaacagatttaacacatatggtacccctttttAGTCTAGGGTACAccatgattaatacctttccttaggaagccatttggccaatcctttaggaacaaggtaccttataactttacatgttctagagaTATGTCCAaacttcatgcagtaaaagcaagatgcagtatgcattgtatttgaactgttaagagaagaaaaacctgttttggaaggaacaacaAAACTGGACAACTTTTTCACATTGTTCTTTATTCCAGGATTATATACTAgcccatttttattaaaaataacattttgagACCCCAACAATGTTTCAAGATGTTCTCTTCCTTTGGTGAAATTTGAtaaggttttcagcaaatattcaacttgttttttcaacttcttacaattttcacaggtttttatagatgcatgcaaacatgtcaattcaagactaaccaaattagttttagctttgtgtaattcttcctcaagtgacttaaccttaggttcaagtacctTGTTTACTTTGTTCAGTTTGTTACATATGACAGCCaatctgtttgcttcatcatgtgttttcTTAAAGGAAATTAACAACTGATCATAACTTTCAGAATTAGTGGAAAAGTCATTCACCAAATCAGAGAttgatccttcatcattcaccatgaagcacaaatttgcttcttcacttccaGTTGAGGAGTCACTTGTTTAggaaacttcattttcttcccaagaaatatatgttatttttcctttgcctctttcactcttcttgcttgctgatttttctttgttttgattgtttggacaataaATCTTTAtgtgacctggtttaccacaaccaaagcaagtataactAGAAGAATTTGAGTCATTGGATTTTGAGAacctttttctttgttgagttATGTCTCGGTTCTTCCTTTTTGAGAAATATGCTGAATTTTCTACTGAGCACACTCAATGTCTCATCATGTCCAGGATTCTCCTCTTCCTCACTTATATCATGTTCTAGGGTAGTCTTTaaagcaattcctttggctctTTTCTCCaatgtttcttgttctttcaatcttttgagttctagctcatgctccatcaattttccaaacaatgcagcagtggacatcttggataaatatCTGGATTCagagattgttgttaccttaggctgccagctcctgtcaaggcatttcagcacctttatgttgagctcttccttgtcaaagaccttACCAAGTCTAGCGAgatgatttacaatatgtgtaaaccgtttctgcacatctgcaatgcTCTCTTCTGATTGCATCCTGAAAAGTTCATATTCTTGAATGAGTGAATGCTTCCTTGCTCGTTTCACATCATCCGTGCCCACATGGGTTACTTCTAGTACTTCCCACATCTCCATGGCCGAGTTGCATTGAGACACTCTAAAGAATTCATCCATATTCAATGCAGAGGTAATAATGTTCTTGGCTAGGGAGTCATACTGAGCCTTCTTCTTTTCACTTTCACTCCAATCAGACCAACGCTTCTTTACTATTTCTTCTTTGATAACCTGCATAGGCAcaaaaaggtccactgaccattgcatcccaaatacccatgttaatagattccatgaagattttcattctaaattTCCAGAATGCATAAttcacaccaccaaacataggaggtctattaatagcgCACCTTCaacaaaaggcattttaaactcagacataatGCACAAACTTGAGTAACGTACAAGTCTTAGCTCTggtaccaattgttgggtccattagtgtctaagttcaagaggggaagggtgaattgaagttataaaaatttTCGCAAACACAAACTGGTTTACAGTATATCAGAagtaaaaagaacaaattgtttttaatagAAACAGATTAATTTTTCAATACACTTAAACACAACTAGAACTTGTTCAGATTATGATTAAGATCAAATAGAGAAAGTTGACAGAACTAGATTGGTTAATTTTTAACAGCTTGAAGAACACATTTTATACCACAAGATCAAACAAGTTAATTCAACACAAAACTTCATAGAAAACGAAACTTTATCAAAGatttaatgaagaaaattgtttgTCCTTAAACCAATTAAAAACACATATTCAACATgctttgtttatgattaaaGAACTTTTCCAGATCAAgaagaacaatttttattaaGCCCAGAAATAACAGgttcaatttcaaatgaacatATTTCGTTCTTGCCAGATTAACCAAAAATAAGAAACGAGTGCAGGGGTGAGAAGAATAATGCAAGCACactttatattggttcactcataatgagctacatccagtttcaccttactccaaggtgaaATTTGTTGATTAAGAGTGATcatgtgctttgaagaatccaaatcctagttGTTTGACGAAAGACTggtgttgctgttgtgtttgGGTGGGATATGGGTAGAATAaaatgtgatccactcctttgttgaatctaaaactgatgtgatttaaaacctttttgaaatcaagtgtttttccaactaagtgaaaaacaacttgttgttttgtcgaatcaaccggttgttttgctcttaggatttttgaaaaaggttgaaaactgttttggtttggttgacttaactgtcaagccaaaacaatcggttgtttcgtggtttcaaccgattgtttctttgaaaatcctaacaaaatttagttttaaatggtgaatctgttttaaatattttctaactAAATACACTCCTTCATTAattgttttgaccaatctttggaaaatataaatggtttgtttatgttttcaaataagtaagaaacagatttgagaaattCATTTTGACAGATTTGATTCTAAGATTttaagattcacatcaagctttggattttcaagagagagtggaatatgattgcaattgtattcaattcagTTTGTACTATGaccaggtgtaatcctttctaaacctactgtatttctggtgttgtgttgccaatgagtattgtgtgttcttgaggtgttcaagatcaatactcttggtgtggtttgccaaaggtagtgtgtttcttgaagggttcaaggtcactactttggtggtttgtgttttgtaatctggtttgattgcttagtggattacccaatggttttctggggactggatgtagctcttggtttaagagtgaaccagtataagttgtttgtgtgattctctcttacctcgaactcatttaaattatgttttaagcttaactgatataaacaaccgattgtttcgaagaaacaaccgattgtgttTTTGTATATTGCTACATAAATTGCTTgagttcttggctaacttgatttcTATTATGGATTtatacaaagaatttcattaaacctgaaatttttttcaaaaacccctcttaaacaattcaccccctctagtttaaggccatatattctaacaaaattCACTAAAAACCAGTTGCAATCAATTACaacacacaacagttcttgaaccctacaagaacaatacaaccaaagctgaaaaactctatttcagcacaccttgcactcctaGAAATCCTATCAAGGAGTAACTTACACAGAACACCTTTTACAAGAATGaaaaaggaaagataacacctgaaagaagatgcaagaactcaaagcAGTAGCTTCAGTGTAGCAGAACATCAccaacaccttcaccaagatcaaggttctcctagaacaagcacacttgaagatCTCTTTGGAAAACATTTCAAAAGCTCATTTCAATCATTCTTCTCACACAAAAAACGTTTAATCTCTATTAAAACCGTGATTGCTCAACACTCTTTCATGTGAGAAAAACCTTTCATTATATAGAAATCAGTttctaacaacttttcaaaaacaattaaaaagttgtcataaaaacaacagattgaattTAAAACTAACAGTTTATTTTTCAGGAAAAATGGTAGCTCAGCTTAACCGAAATAACTGATTGAATTGCACTTTTGGTGTCCTAACAGAATTTCAAAAATCCTTTTAGCataacaaaaataaacctattgattttcaaacaaacagatttatttttgtgcagtaacCTGATTCTTGAGAAAACCttaaaaagctttttgaaaaacatttaatcacttcatgtgcttgatcttaccaccttgattaggcatctaggataggtcaaGTAGCAAAATGAAACCTTAAACTCACACTAGTCtaaatacaagatcatctaaaaacacattacaatcttcaaatcaaactagctattttctacatcaaacacacactaagactgggtagagaagaagcttcatccatcttcaacagatTGGAATGCTACTACTGATGGCAAGGAAACCTTTTTATACATGTTCAAAATGTCACAAGCTCTAGTGTAGATTAGAATTTAATTTCTTGttaaaattagcataggaactttatttgtattttttgttaaaatgaaGTTTGGTACCTAAATACCAACCTAGattaaattagggtttctaaaactcCTAATTTAACCTAGGCCCATCCTAGGCAAGCCCATTAGGAAGTGCACGTTCCAAGCAAGGAAGCAAGCTTTCCATGTGCTTCATTTAGGCGTCAACTTCAAAGCTAGAATAGTTTGAATTTTCCTCCTTTTCATTTTGTTTCAAACCGGCCCTCATTTGCTATATAATGAGTGGCTTGgttcatgtatttgcaagattaatcaTATGAGTGAATTGTTGCCAAATTTGTGCCAATTACACTCTTGTCTCCTACTCTCCCTAGGATAGACGTTTTATCTTCATTCTTCACCCACcaagtgattaggcctcacCTATCACTCACCATACATCTCATACACCTTCAAGGataccacacctcttaggagatCCTTGCACCCCTCTTTCATATTCTTCCGCCACCATCATTCAAGTTTCGTCACACATGAAGGAACTTCTTCCATCAAATTTAGGAGGAGAACACTCAGTCACAACTCACATAAAAATTATGCATAATTTCTTTActataatttcaacttgtaaaatacactaggtaggcctcctatttataggtgaaggagccttggagaacaaacTAAAGGGTTAGggtgggaaaagggaaaaaatgggaagccttagggtttgactaagtcaatcccgcatcctaggcttatccttctagaaactaggtcaaaatgcctccAAATGGGCTAGGAATAATCTAAAATGCTAgccacaccccctattatgctaatggtaccttattctagcatatctttgctatttggacccctaaagtgagcccaatttatttacaagaTATTGTAAACATTTAAGAAGACTAGCCAGAAGAACTTTAGGTGCTctggtttatagcttcttcttctgctgatgTTGTCTTAAGGTTTGGTGGGACTCGACTTTGTAATTTGAGATGACTGATCCTTTTGGAATTTTCTTGTTGTGTCTTTAGTCATCTGTGTGTTTGTATCAAAGACCTATTACTATAAGCAAAGTTctaagcaagcttaagaaggtaaacattatttttatggTGAAGGTTAATAATCCTCAAATTGTCATTCTCAAAAGGAGAACAAAGCGTAGCCCAATTAACAGTAGCTAtgccttttttcagaatatctcCAGTCCATATAAAATTTctacaccactgctcaacttgcttaagaagagaaacaagccatttatacaaattaaaactataagatATAACTCCCgtaatcaccgtattgaccaactgaatCCGACACATCATGCtgagagatttacctttccaagaggCTAGCTTCAGTTTGCTTTTATCaaccaaaggttgaagaaaccgaccctttggagcaccaacaaagataggcactcctaaataagtgaaaggtaaacaaccatgactacaagaaagaatacactgaattttggtgacaaatcttgtagAATTATCCATTGTGAAAAAGCTGACGAGCTAGCCATATGtagaatcttcttatcattcacaagcttagagagaCCTCTACTAAGCACTTCCTCTGCAAGAAAGAAAAGTAGAGGagacaaaggatcaccttgtttgacacctctactacaaggaaaaaaTCCCACCAAATTCCCATTTATTCTGATCGAAAGCATAGATGAACGAAGAATAGTACTAATCCATCAgacaaacgaggggtgaaaaccaaagcgtgacAAAACTAATAGTAAAaacttccaactcagagtgtcaaaggttttatgaatatcaactttgtaagccataTTACCTCCCcaaacctttttagaaagcatgttaatagaTAAGCAATACCAATACAATCTTGAATATGTATGAcctgcacaaacccatactGATTAGGAGAAATTATTTTGGCAGCCACAAGAGCAAGTTGATCTACaaaaatcttggaaataatGTTACATTTAAAACTAGCAACAACAATTGGTCAGTAATCTTTAATGGATTCATCCCCTTGgatcttaggaataagagataccacattactgttcattatagggagaacccaattttgtttaaaaaactattggagagcattgcaaacatctgtcccaataatttcccaaCAAGAGTGAtaaaaaacaccaccaaaaccatcggGACTAGCagcactattaccattaaggttaaaaacaacattcttgatttccaaaaaatcaggagatttaatcaacatcatattctcctcagaggaaaTCATctcaggaatataagtaccaataaaatcttccaaaTTGCTTGTATCCTGCACATGAAAAATAGACTCGGCATAAAGAGTTTTATAGAAGTCCAAAATATGTTCTTCAATGAGTTTAGGATCCTCAATAATTGCATTATCAATCCTTAGACGATGAATCCCTCTAGAATTATTTCTCATTTTCATCACAGCATGGAAAAAAGAAGTATTTCTATCCCCATCTTTAAACCAAAGCAtcttagccctttctttccaaaaaaagatattgacagtgaagagcatgatcaagctcctcttgagcaatcttttcttgacaaaTAAGCCCATAGATATCAGACATACTACCAGTCTCTAAGTTTTGTTGAATACCAAAGAGGAGACCCTGTTTAAGAAGAACTGTATtttgaacattaccaaaagaatttttattccagtctctgagctcaattttcaacctttttaacttatgttgcaaaataaacacaggacaaccaacaaccttattagcccaagaGTCATGAATTAGATTCAGACATTAAATGTCCTGAAcccacatagaaaagaaacgaaaattgttaacctttctcaaagaattactagcaagactagcaagaatagggcaatgatcagaacaatttttaacaagaacctgataagtacagaaatcccattcatccagacacactctgttacataaagccctatccagtcttctatgaattctatgcaaccctcTCCTTTCATTACACCTAGTATAACAAGATCCAGTAAAAGccatacaagaaagatcattagtattaatccaatcaaggaattcattattaaaaaacctgattaggagctacccccctcccccccccccttacagtcatccgccgagggcacaacattaaaatcttcCAAAATACACCAAGGCCATATGAAGGAACTAAGATCCCTTCACAAAAACCATCTAGCCACATATGTGTTAGCATTATAAACACCTGCAAGGCTAAAATGTTTATCATGAAAATGGCAAGTTACAAAAATAAACTATTCATTTACCAAGAAATTTCGGACCAGATTAGGAACtgacaaacaccaaagcttagcaactttactaacaataggagacgtagccaccaaatgcatattaacaaaTTTCAAAAGGATTTCAAAAGCAATAGTGTACGACACCATAGGCTCAGCAAGAAAAAACAGAAGGGGTTTATGTAGTTTAAGTAAACTAATCAACATCGCCACAATTTTGTGGTTTCCCAGTCCTCAAACATttcaaaaaaatgaagagacttTCATTGCGACGTTGTGGAGAGAACTGTCTTAGCAGTTCTTTTGGATTTAccagtccccttaggtggtctccctggttttcttttagtgcgaACTATCTCCTCCCAATATCACTGACATCTTCCTCGATCTCTTTAGGATCAGTCCAAAATTTTGAACCAACCTGATTTTCAATAGTGATATGGTCATAATTAAATTCAACAATGGTAGTAGACGTACAAATATAAGGATCACCTCCCACATCTGTAGTTTCGAAACCATCAAGATaggaaaagtgattttgcaGGACCAACGATAGTGCTTTAACATCCCCAAGAGATTTAGCGTTCCAAGGGAGGTTTGAGGCGACGAAGATGGTACAATCACAATAGCAGAGACCTCCACGTGACGACCATCAA includes:
- the LOC137834202 gene encoding uncharacterized protein; the protein is MGLFVKKRLLKRSLIMLFTVNIFFWKERAKMLWFKDGDRNTSFFHAVMKMRNNSRGIHRLRIDNAIIEDPKLIEEHILDFYKTLYAESIFHVQDTSNLEDFIGTYIPEMISSEENMMLIKSPDFLEIKNVVFNLNGNSAASPDGFGGVFYHSCWEIIGTDVCNALQ